In the genome of Streptococcus oralis, one region contains:
- a CDS encoding CPBP family intramembrane glutamic endopeptidase: MKKKSIWQEILDRGIWVLIFLIGLVLSQLPLILSALLSARQFPLLQSGLLVALLSVAILTVFIFSARKTEIASFNLSFFKAKDLARLVLSYLVIFTSNLFGSALLRLMNESTTSNQSTINNLVQNSSLISSFFLLVLIAPICEEILCRGIIPKKIFRGKEKLGYLVGAVVFALLHTPTNLPSLLIYGGMSTVLTWTAYRTERLEMSILLHMIVNGIAFCLLALLVLISRNVGLPF, translated from the coding sequence ATGAAGAAAAAAAGTATCTGGCAAGAAATTCTGGATAGAGGAATATGGGTGTTGATTTTTTTAATAGGACTGGTGTTATCTCAACTTCCCTTAATTTTATCTGCCCTTTTATCCGCTAGACAATTCCCGCTCCTCCAGTCAGGACTCTTAGTGGCTTTGCTGTCGGTTGCTATTCTAACTGTTTTTATCTTTAGTGCGCGAAAAACAGAGATTGCGAGCTTCAATCTTTCTTTTTTCAAGGCAAAAGATCTAGCCCGCTTGGTTTTGAGTTATTTGGTTATTTTCACAAGTAATTTATTCGGATCTGCCTTGCTTCGTCTGATGAATGAATCTACGACCAGCAATCAATCAACTATTAATAATCTGGTTCAGAATAGCTCGTTGATTTCCAGTTTTTTCTTACTGGTTCTGATTGCTCCCATTTGTGAGGAAATATTGTGTCGTGGAATTATCCCTAAAAAGATCTTCCGTGGGAAGGAGAAGTTGGGTTATCTTGTAGGTGCAGTCGTCTTTGCCTTGCTCCACACACCGACCAATCTGCCTTCTCTCCTTATCTATGGAGGAATGTCGACAGTTTTAACTTGGACAGCTTACAGAACAGAACGCTTAGAGATGTCGATCTTGCTTCATATGATTGTCAATGGTATTGCCTTTTGTTTGCTGGCTTTACTGGTTTTGATTAGTCGAAATGTAGGCTTGCCTTTCTAA
- a CDS encoding NCS2 family permease, translating to MDKLFKLKEHGTDVRTEVLAGLTTFFAMSYILFVNPQMLSQTGMPVQGVFLATIIGSVVGTLMMAFYANLPYAQAPGMGLNAFFTFTVVFGMGYTWKEALGMVFICGIISLIITLTNVRKMIIESIPTTLRSAISAGIGVFLAYVGIKNAGLLKFSIDPGTYTVAGEGADKAQAALTANSAAVPGLVDFNTPAVLVALAGLAITIFFVVKGIKGGIILSILTTTVLAIAVGVVNLSGIDFASNNLSSAVNDLGTLFGAALGSEGLGSLISNTSRLPETLMAILAFSLTDIFDTIGTLIGTGEKVGIVATSGENHESAKLDKALYSDLVATSVGAIAGTSNVTTYVESAAGIGAGGRTGLTALVVAICFALSSFFSPLLAIVPTAATAPILIIVGIMMLSNLKNIPWDDMSEAVPAFFTSIFMGFSYSITQGIAVGFLTYTLTKVVKGQAKDVHVMIWILDALFILNYISMAL from the coding sequence ATGGACAAACTATTTAAACTAAAAGAGCACGGGACAGATGTCCGTACAGAGGTGCTTGCTGGTTTAACAACATTCTTTGCAATGAGTTATATTCTCTTTGTAAACCCTCAAATGCTTTCACAAACAGGGATGCCTGTTCAAGGTGTGTTCTTGGCAACGATTATCGGTTCTGTAGTCGGTACTTTGATGATGGCTTTCTATGCTAATTTGCCCTACGCACAAGCACCAGGTATGGGGCTCAATGCCTTCTTTACATTTACAGTTGTGTTTGGGATGGGCTATACTTGGAAAGAAGCTCTTGGTATGGTCTTCATTTGTGGAATTATTTCACTGATTATCACTTTGACAAATGTTCGTAAAATGATCATCGAATCCATTCCTACAACACTTCGTTCAGCTATTTCGGCTGGTATTGGTGTTTTCCTTGCCTATGTTGGGATTAAGAATGCTGGTCTCTTGAAATTCTCAATCGATCCAGGTACTTATACTGTAGCAGGTGAGGGAGCAGACAAGGCTCAAGCTGCACTTACTGCAAACTCAGCAGCTGTTCCAGGATTGGTAGACTTCAATACTCCAGCAGTATTGGTGGCTCTTGCTGGTCTTGCCATTACGATCTTCTTTGTTGTTAAAGGCATCAAAGGTGGAATTATTCTTTCTATTTTAACAACGACTGTGCTTGCCATTGCTGTTGGTGTTGTGAATTTGTCAGGGATTGACTTCGCTAGCAACAATCTTTCATCAGCGGTTAATGATCTAGGAACTTTGTTTGGTGCTGCTCTTGGTTCAGAAGGTTTAGGATCTTTGATTTCAAACACTTCACGTTTACCAGAAACCTTGATGGCTATTCTTGCCTTCTCACTAACGGATATTTTTGACACAATTGGTACTCTTATCGGTACTGGTGAAAAAGTTGGTATCGTTGCGACAAGCGGTGAAAACCATGAATCTGCTAAATTGGACAAGGCTCTTTACTCTGACTTGGTAGCAACTTCAGTAGGTGCCATCGCAGGTACTTCAAACGTTACGACCTATGTTGAGTCTGCGGCGGGTATCGGTGCCGGTGGACGTACTGGTTTGACAGCCCTAGTAGTTGCAATCTGTTTTGCTCTATCTAGCTTCTTTAGCCCACTTCTAGCGATTGTTCCGACAGCTGCAACAGCGCCGATTTTGATCATCGTCGGAATCATGATGCTTTCTAACTTGAAAAATATTCCTTGGGATGATATGTCTGAGGCTGTTCCTGCCTTCTTTACATCTATCTTTATGGGCTTCAGCTACTCAATCACTCAAGGGATTGCAGTTGGTTTCTTGACTTACACCTTGACAAAAGTTGTCAAAGGTCAAGCCAAGGATGTGCACGTGATGATTTGGATTTTGGATGCCTTGTTTATCCTTAACTATATCAGTATGGCACTATAA
- a CDS encoding Cof-type HAD-IIB family hydrolase has translation MTKKIIAVDLDGTLLNSESKISDFTRNTIKRIAEKGHHVIITTGRPYRMAKEFYQELELHTPMINFNGSLTHLPGQTWEHEKCLTLDKKYLLDMVKRKEDIQADFIAGEYRKKFYITAPNEEIANPKLFGVENFQPENQFKSELVTKDPNCILLQTRVDDKYALADEMNRFYQHQLAINTWGGPLNILECTPKGVNKAFALEYLLNVMNRDRQDLIAFGDEHNDTEMLAFAGKGYAMKNANPDLLPYADEQLSLTNDEDGVAHTLQDLFL, from the coding sequence ATGACTAAAAAAATTATCGCAGTCGATTTGGACGGAACCCTGCTCAACTCAGAGAGTAAGATTTCAGATTTTACTCGAAACACAATTAAACGAATTGCTGAAAAAGGCCACCATGTCATCATCACTACTGGGCGCCCTTACCGTATGGCAAAAGAATTTTATCAGGAACTAGAGTTGCACACACCTATGATCAACTTCAACGGTTCTCTTACCCATCTACCAGGACAGACTTGGGAACACGAAAAGTGCTTGACCTTGGACAAAAAATACCTCTTAGACATGGTCAAACGCAAAGAGGATATCCAAGCCGACTTTATTGCAGGAGAATACCGCAAGAAATTTTATATCACGGCTCCTAATGAAGAAATTGCCAATCCCAAACTATTTGGTGTAGAAAATTTCCAACCAGAAAATCAATTCAAATCTGAATTGGTGACCAAGGACCCTAACTGTATCCTCTTGCAAACAAGAGTCGATGATAAATACGCGCTAGCAGATGAGATGAATCGTTTTTACCAACACCAACTAGCAATCAATACCTGGGGAGGGCCCCTCAACATTCTCGAATGTACACCAAAAGGGGTCAACAAAGCCTTTGCTTTAGAATACTTGCTCAATGTTATGAACCGTGACAGACAAGATTTGATTGCCTTCGGTGATGAGCACAATGACACCGAAATGTTGGCATTTGCAGGCAAGGGATATGCTATGAAGAATGCCAATCCCGATTTGCTACCATATGCAGATGAGCAACTCTCTCTGACAAATGATGAAGATGGTGTTGCCCATACCCTACAAGATTTGTTCCTATGA
- a CDS encoding PTS sugar transporter subunit IIB: MSIGIIIASHGEFAAGIHQSGSMIFGEQEKVQVVTFMPNEGPDDLYAKFNNAVAAFDAEDEVLVLADLWSGSPFNQASRVMGENPERKFAIITGLNLPMLIQAYTERLMDATAGVDKVAANIIKEAKDGIKALPEELNPVEEGASAAAAPVAQAAIPEGTVIGDGKLKINLARLDTRLLHGQVATAWTPDSKADRIIVASDNVANDDLRKELIKQAAPNGVKANVVPIQKLIDVAKDPRFGDTHALILFETPQDALRAIEGGVPIKTLNVGSMAHSTGKTMINNVLSMDKDDVATFEKMRDLGVEFDVRKVPNDTKKDLFDLINKANVQ, encoded by the coding sequence ATGAGTATCGGAATCATTATTGCGAGCCACGGCGAATTTGCTGCGGGTATTCATCAATCAGGATCTATGATCTTTGGTGAACAAGAAAAGGTTCAAGTTGTAACCTTTATGCCAAATGAAGGTCCAGATGACCTTTACGCTAAATTCAACAACGCTGTGGCTGCATTTGACGCAGAAGATGAGGTTCTAGTATTGGCTGACCTTTGGAGTGGATCTCCATTCAACCAAGCTAGCCGCGTGATGGGAGAAAATCCAGAACGTAAGTTTGCCATCATCACAGGACTGAACTTGCCGATGTTGATCCAAGCCTACACTGAGCGCCTTATGGACGCTACTGCAGGTGTGGATAAAGTCGCTGCGAATATCATTAAAGAAGCCAAAGATGGCATCAAAGCTCTTCCAGAAGAGCTTAACCCAGTTGAGGAAGGGGCTAGTGCTGCGGCTGCTCCAGTTGCCCAAGCTGCTATTCCAGAAGGAACTGTTATCGGAGACGGTAAATTGAAAATCAATCTTGCTCGTCTTGACACACGTCTTCTTCATGGACAAGTCGCAACTGCTTGGACACCAGATTCAAAAGCAGACCGTATCATCGTTGCTTCAGATAACGTTGCAAACGACGATTTGCGTAAAGAATTGATCAAACAAGCAGCTCCTAACGGAGTAAAAGCAAACGTTGTTCCAATTCAAAAATTGATCGACGTTGCAAAAGACCCACGTTTCGGTGACACTCATGCCCTTATCTTGTTTGAAACTCCACAAGATGCACTTCGTGCAATCGAAGGTGGCGTGCCAATCAAAACCCTTAACGTTGGTTCTATGGCACACTCAACAGGTAAAACAATGATTAACAACGTTTTGTCTATGGACAAAGACGATGTTGCAACATTTGAAAAAATGCGTGACCTCGGTGTTGAATTTGATGTACGTAAAGTACCAAACGACACGAAAAAAGATTTGTTTGACTTGATTAACAAAGCAAACGTTCAATAA
- a CDS encoding PTS mannose/fructose/sorbose transporter subunit IIC, protein MSDISIISAILVVVVAFLAGLEGILDQFQFHQPIVACTLIGLATGNLEAGVMLGGSLQMIALGWANIGAAVAPDAALASVAAAIILIKGGNFTTEGIAVATATAIPLAVAGLFLTMIVRTISVALVHSADAAAKEGNIAAVERAHYFALVLQGLRIAIPAAFLIAIPASAVKDALGLMPEWLNGGMAVGGAMVVAVGYAMVINMMATREVWPFFAIGFALAAISQLTLIALGVIGVALAFIYLNLTKQGGNGGGGAATSNDPIGDILEDY, encoded by the coding sequence ATGTCAGATATTTCAATCATTTCTGCTATCTTGGTTGTAGTTGTTGCCTTCCTTGCAGGTCTTGAAGGTATCCTCGACCAATTCCAATTCCATCAACCAATCGTCGCATGTACCCTTATCGGACTTGCAACTGGTAACCTCGAAGCAGGTGTTATGCTTGGTGGATCTCTTCAAATGATCGCCCTTGGTTGGGCAAACATCGGAGCTGCTGTAGCTCCTGACGCTGCTCTTGCATCTGTTGCCGCAGCGATCATCTTGATTAAAGGTGGTAACTTTACTACTGAAGGTATCGCCGTTGCAACTGCAACAGCTATCCCTCTTGCCGTAGCTGGACTTTTCTTGACAATGATTGTTCGTACAATCTCAGTTGCCTTGGTTCACTCTGCTGACGCAGCTGCAAAAGAAGGAAACATTGCAGCTGTTGAACGCGCTCACTACTTTGCCCTTGTTCTTCAAGGTCTTCGTATCGCTATCCCTGCAGCCTTCCTTATCGCTATCCCAGCTTCTGCTGTTAAAGACGCTCTTGGTCTAATGCCAGAATGGTTGAATGGTGGTATGGCTGTTGGTGGTGCTATGGTTGTTGCCGTTGGTTACGCTATGGTTATCAACATGATGGCGACTCGTGAAGTATGGCCATTCTTCGCTATCGGTTTTGCTCTTGCAGCAATCTCTCAATTGACTTTGATTGCCCTTGGTGTCATCGGTGTTGCCCTTGCCTTCATCTACCTTAACCTTACAAAACAAGGTGGAAACGGTGGCGGCGGAGCTGCGACTTCTAACGACCCAATCGGTGATATCCTAGAAGACTACTAG
- a CDS encoding PTS system mannose/fructose/sorbose family transporter subunit IID: MAEKIQLSKSDRQKVWWRSQFLQGSWNYERMQNLGWAYSLIPAIKKLYTKKEDQAAALERHLEFFNTHPYVAAPIMGVTLALEEERANGVEIDDAAIQGVKIGMMGPLAGIGDPVFWFTVRPILGALGASLAASGNIVGPLLFFFGWNAIRMAFLWYTQEFGYKAGSEITKDMSGGILKDITKGASILGMFILAVLVQRWVSINFTVNLPGKQLAEGAYINFPEGPVSGAELKGILGQALGGLSLDKIQPQTLQGQLNSLIPGLMGLLLTFLCMWLLKKKVSPIAIILALFAVGIAARFFGIM, translated from the coding sequence ATGGCTGAAAAAATTCAATTATCAAAATCAGATCGTCAAAAAGTTTGGTGGCGTTCACAATTCCTTCAAGGTTCTTGGAACTACGAACGTATGCAAAACTTGGGTTGGGCTTACTCATTGATCCCAGCTATCAAAAAATTGTACACTAAAAAAGAAGACCAAGCGGCTGCTCTTGAGCGTCACCTTGAGTTCTTCAACACTCACCCATACGTAGCTGCTCCAATCATGGGGGTTACTCTTGCACTTGAAGAAGAGCGCGCTAACGGTGTTGAAATCGATGATGCTGCTATCCAAGGGGTTAAGATCGGTATGATGGGACCTCTTGCTGGTATCGGTGACCCAGTATTCTGGTTTACAGTTCGTCCTATCCTTGGAGCCCTTGGTGCATCACTTGCTGCATCTGGTAACATTGTTGGCCCACTTCTCTTCTTCTTTGGATGGAATGCTATCCGTATGGCCTTCCTATGGTATACACAAGAGTTCGGTTACAAAGCTGGATCTGAAATCACTAAAGACATGTCTGGTGGTATCTTGAAAGACATCACCAAAGGAGCATCTATCCTTGGTATGTTCATCCTTGCCGTTCTTGTACAACGTTGGGTGTCTATCAACTTTACTGTGAACCTTCCAGGTAAACAATTAGCAGAAGGTGCTTACATCAACTTCCCAGAAGGTCCTGTATCAGGTGCTGAATTGAAAGGTATCCTTGGTCAAGCACTTGGTGGATTGAGCTTAGATAAGATTCAACCACAAACCCTTCAAGGTCAGTTGAACTCATTGATTCCAGGATTGATGGGACTTCTCCTTACTTTCCTTTGCATGTGGTTGCTTAAGAAAAAAGTATCACCAATCGCGATCATCCTTGCTCTCTTTGCAGTAGGTATTGCAGCTCGTTTCTTCGGTATCATGTAA
- a CDS encoding HAD-IC family P-type ATPase — protein MKYLSSQDIKDRQRNISDIKPYKTTKEIVISNIFTFFNAMNLALAVLVATTLRFENMLFLGVIAINTVIGIFQEVRSKNALEKLSLLGKSKYKVNRDGQTIEIDPEDIVLGEYLHLNLGDQVPVDAEVLEGNIEVDESLLTGESDSIFKTVGDQLMSGSNVVSGSCLVTATAVGQDSYINKLAKSSKEFKKYPSQLRDYMDKILKIVSILLVPVAILLYVRGFSLGRSYVEIILGSSGALVGMIPEGLILLVSVSLAVAAMKLAKKKVLVQELYCVETLARVDVLCFDKTGTITTGNMKVQEMDANVAEKLSSYLAYFEDENATSRALKTYLTCEKKWEVQEVGAFSSKNKYSFVQVKDGGTYFFGAYEFLGFTQPMDAYYEDLKQQGFRILSLAHSKDQITSPANMELLGHVVLSDEIKDNTKETFDYFESQGVEVKIISGDNHVAVYGVARKAGFKEEARAIDMTKVSDDDFERVVLEHDIFGRVTPEQKEKMVTVLQNADKTVAMSGDGVNDVLALKKADISFAMNGATSAAKSVSNIVFLTDDFAVFYDILMEGRRVINNIQKVASLFLTKTFFSIVFAILSVIFGLEFAFIPIQFTIISAITIGIPSFFLTFESNKEKVSTHFMRDILTNAAIGGGILVASVLLTNFFITVPGQVKFICFLLALINGLCLVAKVSLPFNRYKLALLTLLSLAALVGVLANTFILQGAFVPLETTQVVYVAILAVVIGGLHYLTRRKS, from the coding sequence ATGAAGTATTTAAGTAGTCAAGACATCAAGGATCGCCAACGAAATATTAGCGACATTAAACCTTACAAAACAACCAAGGAAATCGTCATTTCAAATATCTTTACCTTCTTTAATGCCATGAATTTGGCTCTGGCGGTTCTGGTAGCCACAACCTTGCGATTTGAAAATATGCTCTTTTTAGGTGTGATTGCTATCAATACAGTCATCGGGATTTTCCAAGAAGTGCGTTCAAAAAATGCCTTAGAAAAGCTAAGTTTGCTTGGTAAAAGTAAGTACAAAGTCAATCGAGATGGTCAAACAATCGAGATTGATCCAGAGGACATCGTTCTGGGTGAGTACCTGCATCTCAATCTGGGTGACCAAGTGCCTGTAGATGCAGAAGTCCTTGAAGGGAATATTGAAGTTGATGAGTCTTTGCTGACGGGTGAGAGTGATTCGATCTTTAAAACGGTTGGTGACCAGCTGATGAGCGGAAGCAATGTCGTTAGCGGATCCTGCTTGGTCACGGCAACGGCTGTGGGGCAGGATAGTTATATCAACAAACTCGCAAAATCCAGCAAGGAATTCAAAAAATATCCTTCTCAACTGCGCGATTACATGGATAAGATTTTAAAAATCGTCTCTATCTTGCTGGTTCCAGTTGCGATTCTGCTTTATGTCAGAGGTTTTAGTCTAGGACGGTCTTATGTTGAGATTATCTTGGGAAGTTCTGGTGCCTTGGTCGGTATGATTCCAGAGGGCTTGATTCTCTTAGTTAGTGTGTCTCTAGCAGTAGCGGCTATGAAGCTGGCCAAAAAGAAGGTTCTGGTGCAGGAGCTATACTGTGTAGAGACCTTGGCGCGAGTAGATGTTCTTTGTTTTGATAAGACAGGAACTATCACGACGGGGAATATGAAGGTCCAAGAAATGGATGCTAATGTAGCAGAGAAACTATCTTCTTATCTGGCTTATTTCGAGGATGAAAATGCAACTTCCCGAGCTCTGAAGACTTACTTAACCTGTGAGAAAAAGTGGGAAGTTCAAGAAGTCGGTGCCTTTTCAAGCAAAAACAAGTATTCCTTTGTCCAAGTAAAAGATGGTGGGACCTATTTCTTCGGAGCCTATGAGTTTTTAGGCTTTACCCAGCCGATGGATGCCTACTATGAAGATCTAAAACAGCAAGGTTTTCGAATTTTGTCCCTTGCTCATAGCAAGGACCAGATTACGAGTCCAGCCAATATGGAACTCCTAGGCCATGTTGTTTTGTCAGATGAGATTAAGGACAATACCAAGGAAACCTTTGACTATTTCGAATCTCAAGGTGTTGAAGTGAAGATTATCAGTGGTGACAATCATGTTGCTGTATATGGGGTGGCTCGTAAAGCAGGTTTTAAGGAGGAAGCGCGTGCGATTGATATGACTAAGGTGAGCGATGATGACTTTGAAAGAGTGGTCTTGGAACATGATATCTTCGGTCGGGTGACACCTGAGCAGAAAGAAAAGATGGTGACCGTTTTGCAAAATGCTGATAAAACAGTTGCCATGAGCGGTGATGGAGTTAATGATGTTCTAGCTCTCAAAAAAGCAGATATTAGTTTCGCCATGAATGGTGCTACCAGCGCAGCCAAAAGTGTATCCAACATCGTCTTTCTCACAGATGATTTTGCAGTGTTTTACGATATTTTAATGGAAGGGCGCCGTGTCATCAATAATATCCAAAAGGTAGCCTCTCTCTTTCTAACAAAGACCTTCTTCTCCATCGTGTTTGCCATTTTGAGTGTGATCTTTGGTTTGGAATTTGCCTTTATCCCCATTCAGTTTACAATCATTTCAGCCATTACGATTGGGATTCCATCCTTCTTCCTAACTTTTGAGTCCAATAAAGAAAAGGTTAGCACACATTTTATGCGAGATATTTTGACCAATGCTGCGATTGGTGGTGGCATTCTGGTTGCTAGCGTTCTTCTGACGAACTTCTTTATCACTGTCCCAGGTCAGGTCAAATTTATTTGCTTCCTCCTTGCTTTGATCAATGGTCTGTGTCTAGTAGCCAAGGTCAGTCTGCCATTTAATCGATACAAACTAGCCTTGCTCACACTTTTGAGCCTTGCAGCCCTTGTTGGCGTACTTGCCAATACCTTTATCCTGCAAGGAGCGTTTGTGCCTTTAGAAACCACCCAAGTCGTCTATGTAGCCATCCTAGCAGTGGTGATTGGGGGCTTGCATTATCTTACTAGGAGAAAAAGTTGA
- the pepC gene encoding C1 family peptidase, whose protein sequence is MNAIQESFTDKLFANYEANVKYQAIENAASHNGIFAALERRQSHVDNTPVFSLDLTKDKVTNQKASGRCWMFAALNTFRHKLISQYKLENFELSQAHTFFWDKYEKSNWFLEQVIATADQDLTSRKVSFLLQTPQQDGGQWDMVVALFEKYGVVPKSVYPESVSSSNSRELNAILNKLLRQDAQILRDLLASGADQSTVQTKKEDLLQEIFNFLAMSLGLPPRKFDFAYRDKDDNYQSEKGITPQEFYKKYVNLPLEDYVSVINAPTADKPYGKSYTVEMLGNVVGSRAVRYINVPMERLKELAIAQMQTGETVWFGSDVGQLSNRKAGILATDVYDFESSMDIQLTQDKAGRLDYSESLMTHAMVLTGVDLDENGKSTKWKVENSWGDKVGTDGYFVASDAWMDEYTYQIVVRKELLTAEEQAAYEAEPIVLAPWDPMGALAE, encoded by the coding sequence ATGAACGCGATTCAAGAATCATTTACAGATAAATTATTTGCCAACTATGAAGCAAATGTCAAATACCAAGCGATCGAAAATGCTGCCAGCCACAACGGAATTTTTGCAGCCCTTGAGCGTCGTCAAAGCCATGTAGACAATACACCTGTTTTCTCATTGGATTTGACCAAGGACAAGGTAACTAATCAGAAAGCGTCTGGTCGTTGTTGGATGTTTGCAGCTCTCAACACCTTCCGCCACAAACTCATCTCTCAATACAAACTGGAAAACTTTGAATTGTCACAAGCCCACACTTTCTTCTGGGACAAGTATGAGAAATCAAATTGGTTCTTGGAGCAAGTGATTGCGACTGCAGACCAAGACTTGACGAGCCGTAAGGTTAGCTTCCTACTCCAAACTCCACAACAAGACGGCGGTCAATGGGATATGGTGGTTGCTCTCTTTGAGAAATACGGTGTCGTTCCTAAGTCTGTCTATCCTGAGTCTGTTTCATCTAGCAATAGTCGTGAGCTCAATGCTATCCTTAACAAATTGCTCCGCCAAGATGCTCAAATCTTGCGTGACTTGCTTGCTTCTGGTGCAGACCAATCAACTGTTCAAACTAAGAAAGAAGACCTCTTGCAAGAAATCTTTAACTTCCTTGCTATGTCACTGGGTCTTCCACCGCGTAAATTTGACTTTGCTTATCGCGATAAGGATGATAACTACCAAAGTGAAAAAGGAATCACACCACAGGAATTTTACAAGAAATATGTCAATCTTCCTCTAGAAGACTACGTTTCTGTTATCAATGCTCCAACTGCTGACAAGCCTTACGGCAAATCTTACACAGTTGAGATGTTGGGGAATGTGGTTGGTAGCCGTGCAGTTCGCTACATCAACGTTCCTATGGAGCGCTTGAAAGAATTGGCGATTGCTCAAATGCAGACAGGAGAAACTGTTTGGTTTGGTTCAGATGTCGGCCAGCTCAGCAACCGCAAAGCTGGAATCCTTGCGACAGATGTTTATGACTTTGAATCAAGCATGGATATTCAACTCACTCAAGACAAAGCTGGACGTTTGGACTATAGCGAGAGCTTGATGACCCACGCCATGGTCTTGACAGGTGTTGATTTGGATGAAAATGGCAAGTCAACCAAGTGGAAGGTTGAAAACTCATGGGGAGATAAGGTCGGTACAGATGGTTACTTTGTTGCCTCAGACGCTTGGATGGACGAATACACTTACCAAATCGTTGTCCGTAAGGAATTGCTGACAGCAGAAGAGCAAGCTGCCTATGAAGCAGAACCAATCGTGTTAGCACCATGGGATCCAATGGGAGCCTTGGCAGAATAA
- a CDS encoding pseudouridine synthase has protein sequence MRLDKFLVACAVGSRTEVKNLLKAGRVMVNGKKEKSAKLQINEERDEIRFDGQVLEYEEFVYYMMNKPQGVISATEDSKHRTVLDLLDDYARAKEVFPVGRLDIDTHGLLLLTNDGKLAHALLSPKRHVEKTYLAQVEGIMTQEDVETFAKGIPLKDFTCQKAKLEIVSVDPEKNQSLVRVTIAEGKFHQVKRMVAYCGKEVIDLQRLTMGTLVLDENLEQGEWRRLTKEELENLLASIA, from the coding sequence ATGAGATTAGATAAATTTTTAGTTGCCTGCGCTGTAGGGAGTCGGACTGAGGTCAAAAACTTGCTCAAGGCTGGGCGCGTGATGGTAAATGGTAAAAAAGAAAAATCAGCTAAATTGCAGATTAATGAAGAAAGAGATGAGATTCGCTTTGATGGCCAAGTGCTGGAGTACGAGGAGTTTGTCTACTACATGATGAACAAGCCCCAAGGAGTCATTTCAGCGACTGAAGATTCCAAGCATAGAACAGTTTTAGACTTGTTAGATGACTATGCTCGCGCCAAGGAAGTCTTTCCAGTGGGGCGCTTGGATATCGATACGCATGGTCTTCTGCTCTTGACCAATGACGGCAAACTAGCTCATGCTCTTCTTTCACCTAAACGTCATGTGGAAAAGACCTATTTGGCGCAAGTCGAGGGTATTATGACCCAAGAAGATGTGGAGACATTTGCCAAGGGCATTCCGCTCAAGGATTTTACCTGCCAGAAAGCTAAGCTGGAGATTGTGTCGGTAGATCCAGAAAAGAATCAAAGTCTGGTTCGCGTGACCATTGCAGAAGGGAAGTTTCATCAGGTCAAACGAATGGTGGCCTACTGTGGCAAGGAAGTAATAGACTTACAACGTTTGACGATGGGAACTCTAGTCTTGGATGAGAACTTAGAACAAGGAGAATGGCGTCGCTTGACCAAGGAGGAGTTAGAGAATCTCCTTGCTAGTATTGCTTAA
- a CDS encoding GlsB/YeaQ/YmgE family stress response membrane protein, which produces MLGSMFVGLLVGLLAGALTNRGESMGCFGKMFLGWIGAFLGHLLFGTWGPILAGTAVIPAVLGAMIVLAIFWRRGS; this is translated from the coding sequence ATGCTTGGAAGTATGTTTGTTGGTCTCCTAGTGGGGCTCTTAGCAGGTGCTTTGACCAATCGCGGAGAAAGCATGGGATGCTTTGGGAAGATGTTTCTCGGTTGGATTGGTGCCTTTCTGGGTCACCTGCTCTTTGGGACTTGGGGACCAATTCTAGCGGGAACAGCTGTTATTCCTGCTGTTTTAGGTGCCATGATTGTCTTAGCTATTTTCTGGAGACGGGGAAGTTAA